From one Humulus lupulus chromosome 8, drHumLupu1.1, whole genome shotgun sequence genomic stretch:
- the LOC133798253 gene encoding clathrin heavy chain 1, with protein sequence MAAANAPIAMREALTLPSIGISPQFITFTHVTMESDKYICVRETSPQNSVVIIDMSMPNQPLRRPITADSALMNPNSKILALKALVPGTSQDHLQIFNIELKAKLKSHVVPEQVVFWKWITPKLLGLVTQTSVYHWSIEGETEPVKMFERTANLANNQIINYRCDPSEKWLVLIGIAPGAPERQNLVKGNMQLFSVEQQRSQALEAHAAAFAQFKVPGNENPSTLISFATKTFNAGQITSKLHVIELGAQPGKPSFTKKQADLFFPPDFADDFPVAMQISHKYSLIYVITKLGLLFVYDLETATAVYRNRISPDPIFLTSEASSLGGFYAINRRGQVLLATVNEQTIVPFVSGQLNNLELAVNLAKRGNLPGAENLVVQRFQELFAQTKYKEAAELAAESPQGILRTPDTVAKFQSVPVQTGQTPPLLQYFGTLLTRGKLNAFESLELSRLVVNQNKKNLLENWLAEDKLECSEELGDLVKTVDNDLALKIYIKARATPKVVAAFAERREFDKILIYSKQVGYTPDYLFLLQTILRTDPQGAVNFALMMSQMEGGCPVDYNTITDLFLQRNLIREATAFLLDVLKTNLPEHGFLQTKVLEINLVTFPNVADAILANGMFSHYDRPRIAQLCEKGGLYVRALQHYTELPDIKRVIVNTHAIEPQSLVEFFGTLSREWALECMKDLLLVNLRGNLQIIVQVAKEYCEQLGVDACIKLFEQFKSYEGLYFFLGSYLSSSEDPDIHFKYIEAAARTGQIKEVERVTRESNFYDPEKTKNFLMEAKLPDARPLINVCDRFGFVPDLTHYLYTSNMLRYIEGYVQKVNPGNAPLVVGQLLDDECPEDFIKGLILSVRSLLPVEPLVEECEKRNRLRLLTQFLEHLVSEGSQDVHVHNALGKIIIESNNNPEHFLTTNPYYDSRVVGKYCEKRDPTLAVVAYRRGQCDDELISVTNKNSLFKLQARYVVERMDGDLWEKVLNPDNGYRRQLIDQVVSTALPESKSPEQVSAAVKAFMTADLPHELIELLEKIVLQNSAFSGNFNLQNLLILTAIKADPSRVMDYINRLDNFDGPAVGEVAVEAQLYEEAFAIFKKFNLNVQAVNVLLDNIRSIERAVEFAFRVEEDAVWSQVAKAQLREGLVSDAIESFIRADDATQFLDVIRAAEDVNVYDDMVRYLLMVRQKVKEPKVDGELIYAYAKIDRLADIEEFILMPNVANLQSVGDRLYDEALYEAAKIIYAFISNWAKLAVTLVKLKQFQGAVDAARKANSAKTWKEVCFACVDAEEFRLAQICGLNIIIQVDDLEEVSEFYQNRGCFNELISLMESGLGLERAHMGIFTELGVLYARYRPEKLMEHIKLFSTRLNIPKLIRACDEQQHWKELTYLYIQYDEFDNAATTIMNHSPEAWDHMQFKDVAVKVANVELYYKAVHFYLQEHPDLINDLLNVLALRVDHTRVVDIMRKAGHLRLVKPYMVAVQSNNVSAVNEALNEIYVEEEDYDRLRESIDLHDSFDQIGLAQKIEKHELLEMRRVAAYIYKKAGRWKQSIALSKKDKLYKDAMETASQSGDRELAEELLVYFIEQGKKECFASCLFVCYDLIRADVILELAWMNNMIDFAFPYLLQFIREYTGKVDELVKDKIEALSEVKAKEKEEKDVIAQQNMYAQLLPLALPAPPMPGMGGPGMGGYAPPPPMGGMGMPPMPPYGMPPMGSSY encoded by the exons ATGGCGGCAGCTAACGCTCCGATCGCCATGAGGGAGGCCCTTACG CTTCCGAGCATTGGGATTAGTCCTCAATTCATCACTTTTACCCATGTCACTATGGAATCTGATAAGTACATATGCGTGAGGGAAACGTCCCCGCAGAATAGTGTTGTTATAATCGATATGAGTATGCCAAATCAACCTCTGAGGAGGCCTATTACTGCAGACTCTGCACTGATGAATCCGAATTCTAAAATTCTTGCATTAAAAG CTCTTGTCCCGGGGACCAGTCAAGATCACTTACAAATATTTAACATCGAGTTGAAAGCAAAATTGAAGTCACATGTAGTGCCTGAGCAG GTTGTATTTTGGAAATGGATTACCCCAAAGTTGTTGGGTCTGGTTACACAGACCTCAGTATATCATTGGTCAATTGAAG GTGAGACTGAACCTGTGAAGATGTTCGAAAGAACTGCTAATTTGGCAAACAATCAGATAATAAACTATCGGTGTGACCCTTCTGAAAAGTGGTTGGTTTTGATTGGAATTGCCCCTGGTGCTCCTGAG AGGCAAAATCTGGTCAAAGGGAATATGCAACTCTTTTCAGTGGAACAACAGAGAAGTCAAGCTCTGGAAGCTCATGCTGCTGCTTTTGCACAATTTAAA GTTCCAGGGAATGAGAATCCTTCTACTCTCATTTCCTTTGCAACAAAGACTTTTAATGCTGGCCAAATTACATCAAAGTTGCATGTTATAGAGCTTGGTGCCCAACCAG GAAAACCTTCTTTTACAAAGAAACAAGCAGATCTCTTCTTTCCTCCAGATTTTGCAGATGATTTCCCTGTTGCAATGCAG ATATCACACAAGTATAGTTTGATCTACGTAATCACCAAGCTCGGGCTGCTATTCGTTTACGACTTGGAGACGGCTACTGCAGTTTACAGAAATAGAATCAGTCCAGATCCAATTTTCTTAACATCGGAGGCTTCGTCATTAGGGGGATTTTACGCAATTAACAGGCGGGGCCAAGTGTTATTGGCTACTGTTAATGAACAAACAATTGTGCCTTTCGTTAGTGGGCAG TTGAACAATTTGGAGCTTGCTGTCAATCTGGCAAAAAGAGGAAATCTTCCCGGTGCTGAGAATCTG GTTGTCCAGCGATTCCAAGAACTGTTTGCGCAAACGAAGTATAAAGAAGCTGCTGAACTTGCTGCTGAGTCTCCACAAGGAATTCTTCGTACTCCTGATACAGTTGCCAAATTTCAG AGTGTTCCTGTACAAACTGGGCAAACACCACCCCTTTTGCAGTATTTTGGTACTCTCTTGACCCGAGGAAAGCTTAATGCTTTCGAGTCATTGGAACTATCACGTCTCGTTGTGAACCAGAACAAGAAGAATTTGTTGGAAAATTGGCTAGCAGAAGACAAATTAGAATGCAGTGAGGAGCTAGGAGATCTTGTGAAG ACCGTGGACAACGACCTTGCATTGAAAATATATATCAAAGCCAGAGCAACTCCAAAAGTTGTTGCAGCTTTTGCTGAGCGAAGAGAgtttgataaaattctaatttatTCAAAGCAG GTTGGGTACACACCAGACTATCTGTTTCTTTTGCAAACAATTCTTCGGACAGATCCTCAG GGTGCTGTTAATTTTGCATTGATGATGTCTCAAATGGAGGGAGGTTGCCCGGTTGATTACAACACCATAACAGATTTATTTCTTCAG AGGAATTTGATCCGTGAAGCTACAGCTTTTCTATTGGATGTATTGAAGACAAATCTACCAGAACATGGTTTCCTGCAAACTAAG GTTCTTGAAATCAATTTGGTAACATTCCCAAATGTAGCTGATGCAATTTTAGCCAATGGAATGTTCAGCCACTATGACCGTCCTCGAATTGCCCAACTTTGTGAAAAGGGTGGTCTTTATGTTCGAGCTCTACAA CATTACACAGAGTTGCCAGATATTAAAAGAGTCATTGTGAATACACATGCAATTGAGCCACAG TCTCTTGTAGAATTTTTTGGTACTCTTTCTCGTGAATGGGCATTGGAGTGTATGAAGGACCTTTTGTTGGTCAATTTAAGAGGCAACCTTCAGATTATTGTGCAG GTTGCCAAGGAATATTGCGAGCAGTTGGGTGTTGATGCTTGTATTAAGCTTTTTGAGCAGTTCAAATCTTATGAAGGGCTGTACTTTTTCTTAGGGTCATATTTGAGCTCAAG TGAGGATCCTGATATCCACTTCAAGTACATAGAAGCAGCTGCTAGAACTGGACAAATCAAAGAAGTTGAACGTGTTACAAGGGAGTCGAATTTCTATGACCCTGAGAAAACAAAGAATTTCTTAATGGAAGCCAAGCTCCCTGATGCACGCCCACTGATTAATGTTTGTGATCGTTTTGGATTTGTTCCTGATCTCACCCACTATTTGTACACAAGTAACATGCTTCGATATATTGAAGGATATGTTCAAAAG GTGAACCCTGGAAATGCACCTTTAGTTGTGGGGCAATTGCTAGATGATGAGTGTCCAGAAGATTTTATCAAAGGTTTGATTCTTTCTGTCCGGTCATTGCTTCCAGTAGAGCCCCTTGTGGAGGAATGTGAGAAAAG GAATCGACTTCGTTTGCTTACTCAATTCTTGGAGCATCTTGTGAGTGAGGGAAGCCAAGATGTGCATGTCCACAATGCTCTAGGTAAAATCATTATTGAAAGCAACAACAACCCAGAGCACTTCCTTACCACCAACCCATACTATGATTCTCGTGTTGTGGGTAAATATTGTGAGAAACGTGATCCTACCCTGGCTGTTGTTGCTTATCGGCGAGGACAGTGTGATGATGAGCTCATTAGTGTGACGAACAAAAATTCCTTGTTTAAATTGCAAGCAAG ATATGTGGTTGAAAGGATGGATGGTGATCTTTGGGAGAAAGTTCTTAACCCTGATAATGGCTACAGGAGACAACTTATTGATCAAGTTGTCTCTACAGCTTTGCCTGAAAGCAAGAGCCCAGAGCAGGTTTCTGCAGCTGTTAAGGCTTTCATGACTGCTGATCTACCTCATGAATTGATTGAGCTTCTCGAGAAGATTGTGCTTCAAAACTCTGCTTTTAGTGGCAACTTCAATCTTCAAAACTTACTTATTTTGACAGCCATTAAGGCAGATCCATCTAGGGTTATGGATTACATCAATAGACTGGATAATTTTGATGGACCTGCGGTGGGAGAAGTGGCTGTGGAAGCCCAACTTTATGAAGAAGCATTTGCAATTTTCAAGAAGTTTAATTTGAATGTTCAAGCTGTCAATGTCTTATTGGACAACATTCGAAGCATTGAACGGGCTGTTGAGTTTGCATTCCGAGTTGAAGAAGATGCTGTTTGGAGTCAGGTTGCAAAGGCTCAACTCAGGGAAGGACTAGTGAGCGATGCGATTGAGTCATTTATTCGTGCTGACGATGCGACTCAATTCCTGGATGTTATTCGTGCTGCTGAGGATGTAAATGTCTATGATGACATGGTGAGGTACCTTTTGATGGTGAGGCAAAAGGTGAAAGAGCCAAAGGTGGACGGCGAGCTTATATATGCTTACGCAAAGATTGACAGGCTGGCTGATATTGAAGAGTTCATTCTTATGCCAAATGTAGCTAATCTCCAGAGTGTTGGTGACCGCTTGTATGATGAAGCTCTATATGAGGCAGCAAAAATAATATATGCTTTTATATCTAACTGGGCTAAGTTAGCTGTCACACTGGTGAAGTTAAAACAGTTCCAAGGTGCTGTTGATGCTGCAAGGAAAGCCAACAGTGCTAAAACATGGAAGGAAGTCTGCTTTGCTTGTGTGGATGCAGAGGAGTTCCGATTAGCTCAAATTTGTGGGCTCAACATTATTATTCag GTTGATGACTTGGAGGAGGTGAGTGAATTTTACCAGAACAGAGGATGCTTCAATGAGCTGATATCTCTCATGGAGAGTGGCTTAGGATTAGAACGTGCACATATGGGCATCTTTACAGAGTTGGGGGTTCTGTATGCCAGATATCGACCAGAGAAGCTCATGGAGCATATCAAATTGTTCTCAACTCGGCTCAATATTCCCAAGCTAATACGAGCTTGTGATGAACAACAACATTGGAAAGAACTTACTTATTTGTATATCCAGTATGATGAGTTTGATAATGCTGCAACAACTATCATGAACCATTCTCCCGAAGCATGGGACCACATGCAGTTTAAAGATGTGGCAGTCAAAGTTGCTAATGTTGAGCTATATTACAAGGCTGTGCACTTCTACTTGCAAGAACATCCAGATCTTATTAATGATCTTCTCAATGTGCTTGCACTTCGAGTGGACCATACACGTGTTGTTGACATCATGCGAAAG GCTGGTCATCTGCGCCTGGTGAAACCTTACATGGTTGCAGTTCAGAGCAACAACGTGTCAGCTGTAAATGAGGCTTTGAATGAAATATATGTTGAGGAAGAAGACTACGATAGATTGCGTGAATCAATTGATTTGCATGATAGCTTTGACCAAATTGGCCTGGCCCAGAAG ATTGAGAAACATGAGCTTCTTGAAATGAGACGTGTTGCTGCCTATATATACAAAAAGGCTGGTCGATGGAAGCAGTCTATTGCATTGTCAAAGAAGGACAAACTTTACAAAGATGCCATGGAGACAGCCTCACAATCTGGTGACCGTGAACTTGCTGAGGAATTGCTTGTTTATTTCATTGAGCAG GGCAAGAAGGAGTGCTTCGCGTCATGTCTCTTTGTTTGCTATGATTTGATTCGGGCAGATGTCATCCTTGAGCTTGCTTGGATGAACAATATGATTGACTTTGCTTTCCCTTACCTGTTGCAG TTTATCCGTGAATACACTGGCAAGGTTGATGAGCTTGTGAAGGACAAAATTGAAGCTCTTAGTGAAGTAAAGGCTAAAGAAAAGGAAGAGAAGGACGTTATTGCACAGCAG AACATGTATGCTCAGTTACTGCCTCTTGCTTTGCCTGCCCCACCGATGCCGGGAATGGGAGGACCAGGAATGGGAGGTTATGCACCACCTCCCCCTATGGGTGGAATGGGGATGCCTCCAATGCCACCCTATGGCATGCCACCCATGGGGAGCAGCTATTGA